The sequence below is a genomic window from Bos javanicus breed banteng chromosome 5, ARS-OSU_banteng_1.0, whole genome shotgun sequence.
GCCTTTAAATCATCTGTGGACATTGGTTAATATTCAGGTTCCAGGTTTTATCCCCTTGAAATTCCAATTCAGATGGTCACGTATTATTAACTAAGACACTACTATTCACAGGTTCCACAGCTGACTGTTGTGCACAGTCCAGCCGGGGAATCATTGCTCTAATACCCCTTTTTATCTCTGGAATGCTACAATTcctagagttccctgtgtcagTGTCTTCCCTGAGTACTCCTACTACTTAGCATTTGTGATAATAAAAACATCATACCTATGAAATGAATTGAAAGGGCAAGTAAAGCAATTATTTATTCAATCACTGCTTCCAAAAATATACTATGCCTATCATCTGGACCTTGGATATCATATGATCGTGTTTTAGGAACAAAATTAGGTAGGGCACTGGCTCATCAtctatttaaggaaataaaataggtATTTAATGGGAGAGATGACTCTTCAGTGTAAGCAAATGCTACAATCAAAGTAAATGCTGGATTCTGCCACTGTAATGACAGAGAGGAGACACTTTCTGGGAAAAGGATGTGTAAGGTGATCCTTGAAGGGAGAGTGTAAGTTAGTAGGAGGGGTGGTGTGGAAAGACATTTATGGACTGTGAAATGTATGAACTTCACATCTCCTCTACCTTCCTTCTGTTTACTTTGATGTTTAGGGCCCCCAGGCCCTCCAGGATTGCGAGGACCAACTGGGATTCCGGGAGACACTGAGAGTTGCTTGTCTCCCCCTAAATCTGCCTTTGCAGTGAAGATGAATgatcccctcccagccccctcccagcccattgtcttcaaggAAGCCCTGCATAATGACCAGGACCACTTCAATCTTACCACGGGAGTGTTCACCTGCACCATCCCTGGCGTGTACCACTTTGGCTTTGACATAGAGCTATTCCAGCATGCTGTGAAGCTAGGGCTCATGAAGAATGACACTCAAATCCTGGAGAAGGAGTCCAAGGCCAAGGACAATTATAGGCATCTTTCTGGAAATGTCGTCTTGCAGCTGACATTGGGAGACAGAGTCTGGCTGGAATCCAAGCTAGACACAACAGAGACTGAGAAAGGACCAATTCAAAGTATGTTCTTTGGGTATTTGCTCTATGGAAATTATCCTGGCTAAGGGGTAATGGCACCCTTGAATTCCTCAAGTGGTCCTAAACCTCCCAGCAAacttccctccctgccccagtaCTTTTCAGTGATCATTGAATAAATTACGTTCAGAACGTCCAATTTACCCATGTGAATGTAACCCTAAAAAGCAGTAAAGATTAATTATTCATTAACTGGTCAACAATTTCTTATGGAAAGCCCATGAAATTTCATATATTCTGCTATATCCTAGGAACTCTGGGAAGAGGGTAGGTCAGGAAACAAGGGCTGGTTGAGGCTGGGGAACCAGGAAAGTCATTCcgccttttgtttttttctgatagtttttCACCAGAGGGAAAAACATAGTCTTGATCAC
It includes:
- the LOC133247875 gene encoding protein HP-25 homolog 2 isoform X2, yielding MPGRGGQSLSMVCVDVWILALSVLSVMADATSVPVTESCDSQGPPGLPGPPGLPGPPGPPGPPGPPGLRGPTGIPGDTESCLSPPKSAFAVKMNDPLPAPSQPIVFKEALHNDQDHFNLTTGVFTCTIPGVYHFGFDIELFQHAVKLGLMKNDTQILEKESKAKDNYRHLSGNVVLQLTLGDRVWLESKLDTTETEKGPIQSMFFGYLLYGNYPG
- the LOC133247875 gene encoding protein HP-25 homolog 2 isoform X1 — its product is MPGRGGQSLSMVCVDVWILALSVLSVMADATSVPVTESCDSQGPPGLPGPPGLPGPPGPPGLRGPTGIPGDTESCLSPPKSAFAVKMNDPLPAPSQPIVFKEALHNDQDHFNLTTGVFTCTIPGVYHFGFDIELFQHAVKLGLMKNDTQILEKESKAKDNYRHLSGNVVLQLTLGDRVWLESKLDTTETEKGPIQSMFFGYLLYGNYPG